A single genomic interval of Pyrobaculum arsenaticum DSM 13514 harbors:
- a CDS encoding proton-conducting transporter membrane subunit produces MMLELWLLVLALLALADLFTKKGIGSLVGGAATLYLSLTRSLMPATHLFHMGDLAHPLYIFISGIYTAIAAYSIWYASHLERRGWFWLWMGVFYTSMLTFVAADHWLVLITGWGGLDIASWALILTYHDGEKYGRVGPGGRAWGVAWEWAPSASALRAILTVEIGTASLAAGLAPAAAAQGPHISSLSAMSDLSAALVLTAAFVKAAQLPFTDWLMTAMSAPTPVSALLHSSTMVKAGPILLLKLGHAMPTWAAGTAFAFGIATALYGGVVALGQREPKVLLAASTASYLGLITAFALAKPEEALWLTYSHGVAKATLFMAVGHAIHIEHTTTPTRFPVAAKAAMGLALLTLVGLTPLGAVAKSNAEPWFLLFSFLTAGYVGKLMLKTATTPGGWAVAAPYTALAAASLAFPVLPNPFWALALAGLALAKTPEPTVLLRRLGLPVLYDAVAPAVFKAVRQAAAVGDGFVDKRLLSLEGLWRGLASLVAVVDLIFDMLLHDFVPALVQSASAQLSRRSFDYYLYVAGVGAGIILALAVLLWIH; encoded by the coding sequence ATGATGCTTGAGCTCTGGTTGCTGGTCCTCGCCCTACTCGCCTTAGCCGATCTCTTCACCAAGAAGGGCATAGGCTCGCTGGTAGGCGGCGCCGCTACCCTCTACCTATCCCTCACAAGGTCGCTGATGCCGGCGACGCACCTCTTCCACATGGGGGATCTCGCCCACCCACTATATATCTTCATATCTGGGATATATACCGCCATCGCGGCGTACTCCATCTGGTACGCCAGCCACTTGGAGAGGAGGGGGTGGTTCTGGCTGTGGATGGGGGTGTTCTACACCTCCATGCTCACCTTCGTCGCCGCCGACCACTGGCTTGTTTTGATAACGGGGTGGGGGGGTCTCGACATAGCTAGCTGGGCCCTAATCCTCACCTATCACGACGGTGAGAAGTACGGCCGCGTGGGGCCGGGGGGGAGGGCATGGGGGGTGGCATGGGAGTGGGCGCCAAGCGCCTCGGCGCTGAGGGCTATCTTGACCGTGGAGATAGGCACCGCCTCTCTCGCCGCGGGCCTTGCCCCGGCCGCCGCCGCGCAGGGCCCGCACATAAGCTCGCTGTCCGCCATGTCTGACCTCTCAGCGGCGCTTGTTCTGACGGCGGCTTTCGTGAAGGCGGCCCAGCTACCCTTCACAGACTGGCTTATGACCGCGATGTCGGCACCTACGCCAGTCAGCGCCCTGCTCCACAGCTCGACGATGGTGAAGGCAGGGCCGATACTCCTCCTCAAGCTGGGACACGCCATGCCCACATGGGCTGCGGGGACGGCCTTCGCCTTCGGCATCGCCACTGCCTTGTACGGAGGCGTCGTGGCGCTTGGGCAGAGAGAGCCGAAGGTCCTCCTCGCCGCCTCCACTGCCTCATATCTAGGCCTCATAACAGCCTTCGCCCTTGCGAAGCCGGAGGAGGCGCTGTGGCTCACCTACTCCCATGGAGTGGCCAAGGCAACTCTCTTCATGGCGGTTGGCCACGCCATACATATAGAGCACACAACCACGCCCACCCGGTTCCCCGTGGCGGCCAAGGCGGCTATGGGCCTTGCCCTCCTGACGCTGGTGGGGCTGACCCCCCTAGGTGCAGTCGCCAAGAGCAACGCCGAGCCTTGGTTCCTTCTGTTCTCCTTCCTGACCGCGGGGTACGTGGGGAAGTTGATGCTAAAGACAGCCACCACGCCGGGCGGCTGGGCGGTGGCGGCGCCGTATACAGCGCTGGCGGCGGCCAGCTTGGCTTTCCCCGTCTTGCCTAACCCCTTCTGGGCCCTCGCGCTTGCCGGCCTGGCATTGGCGAAGACGCCTGAGCCCACCGTTTTGCTCAGGCGGCTGGGTCTACCCGTTCTCTATGACGCGGTGGCCCCCGCCGTGTTTAAGGCAGTGAGGCAGGCCGCGGCGGTGGGAGACGGCTTTGTGGACAAGCGCCTCTTATCACTGGAGGGGCTGTGGCGGGGCTTGGCGTCCCTCGTCGCCGTCGTGGACTTAATCTTCGACATGTTGCTCCACGACTTCGTTCCCGCCCTAGTGCAGTCCGCCTCTGCCCAGCTATCTAGGCGGAGTTTCGACTACTACCTATACGTGGCCGGCGTCGGCGCGGGGATAATCTTGGCCCTCGCGGTGTTGCTATGGATCCACTAA
- a CDS encoding complex I subunit 5 family protein, translated as MSEPFYLPTVLATLLSLVAVKAGRWAAVAAVLSMFLFVAQANYSATLASLPYLGEVRVSVTPDKLPFVLTSVVLGLIVTVYAERYLQHLKAERWYYAVQSLYVLSFVYIIIFENLIFVFLALELSIITSFLLIWYFGYGDRRRVGLLYFIWAQIGSILFLIGIAMSGTYLAADFKAAGTAALMVLVGLLVKMGTAGVHFWLPYAHAEAPTPLSALLSPVHVGLMAYWLWRLRDGAGWPLETLYLYGLATAVYGSLLVFRESDIKRALADSTIANMGLLVAAAAVPKPELSYLATAMLFVGHAFAKAAGFMLAGIYIVGLHTRDLDQLRWDTRVLALGVLSFVALSGVFGINLLGKAMVAVGVPQALAAAVLLITALFSTALYSFYLLHKIYKGGQAEVPTDGGMYLSALAAAAAPFILLVAVLAI; from the coding sequence ATGTCTGAGCCCTTCTACCTCCCCACCGTCTTGGCCACCCTACTTTCGCTGGTAGCTGTGAAGGCGGGGAGGTGGGCCGCTGTTGCTGCTGTACTCTCCATGTTCCTCTTCGTGGCGCAGGCCAACTACTCCGCCACGCTGGCGTCCCTCCCCTACCTTGGCGAGGTACGTGTCTCCGTAACGCCGGACAAGCTGCCGTTTGTCCTCACGTCGGTTGTCCTAGGGCTAATCGTCACGGTGTACGCTGAGAGGTATTTACAACATCTCAAGGCCGAGAGGTGGTACTACGCCGTCCAGTCGCTCTACGTCCTCTCGTTCGTCTACATAATCATATTTGAAAACCTCATATTCGTCTTCCTGGCACTGGAGCTGTCTATCATCACAAGCTTCCTCCTCATCTGGTATTTTGGATACGGCGACAGGCGGAGGGTTGGGTTACTGTACTTCATATGGGCCCAGATTGGCTCTATCCTTTTCCTGATCGGGATCGCCATGTCCGGCACTTACCTCGCCGCTGACTTTAAGGCGGCTGGGACGGCGGCTTTGATGGTGCTGGTCGGGTTGCTGGTCAAGATGGGCACGGCGGGGGTCCACTTCTGGTTGCCCTACGCCCACGCCGAGGCGCCGACTCCCCTCTCAGCCCTTCTGAGCCCCGTCCACGTGGGGCTGATGGCCTACTGGCTCTGGCGACTCAGGGATGGGGCAGGCTGGCCGCTGGAGACGCTCTACCTCTACGGCTTGGCCACAGCCGTCTACGGCTCCCTCCTCGTCTTCCGGGAGTCCGACATAAAGAGGGCCTTGGCTGATTCGACCATCGCCAACATGGGCCTCCTCGTGGCGGCGGCGGCTGTACCGAAGCCGGAGCTTAGTTACCTCGCCACGGCCATGTTATTCGTAGGCCACGCCTTTGCCAAGGCCGCCGGCTTCATGCTGGCGGGTATCTACATCGTGGGACTGCACACTAGAGATCTCGACCAGCTCAGGTGGGACACTCGGGTCTTGGCGCTAGGCGTCCTCTCCTTCGTTGCACTATCCGGCGTCTTTGGCATTAACCTGCTGGGTAAGGCCATGGTAGCGGTCGGCGTGCCCCAGGCCCTGGCGGCGGCTGTCCTCCTTATAACGGCGCTGTTCTCCACGGCCCTCTACAGCTTCTACCTCCTCCACAAGATCTACAAAGGCGGCCAGGCTGAGGTGCCCACTGACGGCGGGATGTACCTCTCGGCGTTGGCCGCCGCGGCGGCTCCCTTCATCCTCCTCGTCGCCGTGTTAGCGATATGA